From one Magnetofaba australis IT-1 genomic stretch:
- a CDS encoding lysophospholipid acyltransferase family protein, which produces MHEESGQGSDLTALDTLLSKKMAKPLAKGLAKTLGPILAINKFERKRHELLKSAQPEEFLEKALKALTKSVKTREGELARIPREGAVVVVANHPYGGIEGLLLTVLLRAVRPDVKFLANSFLNALPEFQDYLISVNPFGGKEAVKQNTKGVKEALRWLKGGGMLVIFPAGEVSHLQLKPLRVSDPQWDVGAARLARKTGAAVLPILIQGANGPLFQLAGLVHPRLRTALLPREMLNKGDKEIPLRIGAPIPATRLARYANDDEATRYLRLRTYLLDADERGVAEPKYLGALKKGRKANVAHEPIIAAVDPEILLHEVNALPEENTLIRNGAQRVVFADAAQIPMLLQEIGRLREVTFRQVGEGTGLSIDLDRFDADYVHLFVWNDDKREVVGAYRMGRLDELIAVRGGKRRLYTSTLFKFKKRFLKSLGPALEMGRSFVRPEYQRSYAPLMLLWKGIGRYVAAHPQYRYLFGPVSITTEYAPMSRELIVNYLQWNSTLGQPRSLIKARKPFRLKGVKGIVDPAAISVLGDLDDLSGVVTAIEQDGKGIPVLLRQYLKLGGKLAGFNIDPAFSNVLDGLIFVDLLETEPKTLIKYMGAQEAEKFRAYHQRNAYAPVVSAEGSLEHGVDSSREVMH; this is translated from the coding sequence ATGCACGAGGAGAGTGGGCAAGGGAGCGACTTGACCGCGCTGGATACTCTATTGAGTAAGAAGATGGCCAAACCCCTGGCAAAGGGGCTGGCCAAAACATTGGGGCCGATTCTGGCCATCAATAAGTTCGAGCGTAAACGGCACGAGTTGCTCAAGAGCGCGCAGCCGGAAGAGTTTCTGGAAAAGGCGCTCAAGGCGTTGACCAAATCGGTCAAAACACGTGAGGGGGAGTTGGCGCGCATCCCGCGTGAAGGCGCGGTGGTGGTGGTGGCCAACCACCCTTACGGGGGCATTGAGGGGCTGTTGCTGACCGTATTGCTGCGCGCCGTGCGTCCCGATGTGAAGTTTCTCGCCAACTCGTTTCTCAATGCCCTGCCTGAATTTCAGGACTATCTGATCTCCGTGAATCCATTTGGCGGCAAAGAGGCGGTCAAACAGAATACAAAGGGGGTCAAAGAGGCGCTGCGTTGGCTTAAGGGGGGCGGTATGCTGGTGATCTTCCCGGCTGGGGAGGTCTCCCATCTACAGCTCAAACCGCTGCGCGTTTCCGACCCGCAATGGGATGTGGGCGCCGCGCGCTTGGCGCGCAAAACCGGGGCTGCTGTGCTGCCGATTTTGATCCAAGGCGCCAATGGTCCACTGTTCCAGTTGGCTGGGTTGGTTCACCCCCGTTTGCGCACTGCGCTGCTGCCGCGCGAAATGCTCAATAAAGGCGATAAAGAGATTCCGTTGCGCATTGGCGCGCCCATCCCGGCGACGCGCTTGGCGCGCTACGCCAATGACGATGAGGCGACCCGCTATCTGCGTTTGCGCACCTATTTGCTGGATGCCGATGAGCGCGGGGTGGCGGAGCCAAAATACCTGGGCGCGCTGAAAAAAGGGCGTAAGGCGAATGTGGCCCACGAGCCCATCATCGCCGCGGTGGATCCGGAGATTCTGCTGCATGAGGTGAACGCTCTGCCAGAAGAGAACACTCTGATTCGCAATGGCGCGCAGCGTGTGGTCTTTGCTGATGCCGCACAGATTCCGATGCTGTTGCAAGAGATTGGTCGCTTGCGCGAGGTCACCTTCCGCCAGGTCGGGGAAGGCACGGGACTCTCCATTGATCTGGACCGCTTTGACGCCGACTACGTGCATCTGTTTGTGTGGAATGACGACAAGCGTGAGGTGGTCGGGGCCTATCGCATGGGGCGGCTGGATGAACTGATTGCCGTGCGCGGCGGCAAGCGCCGTCTCTACACCAGCACGCTGTTCAAATTCAAAAAACGGTTCCTGAAATCCTTGGGGCCTGCGTTGGAGATGGGGCGCTCTTTCGTGCGTCCGGAGTATCAACGCAGCTATGCGCCGCTAATGCTGTTGTGGAAGGGGATCGGCCGCTATGTGGCCGCACACCCGCAGTATCGCTATCTGTTTGGCCCGGTGAGCATCACCACAGAGTACGCACCCATGTCGCGGGAGTTGATCGTTAACTATCTGCAGTGGAACAGCACCCTGGGTCAGCCGCGCAGTTTAATCAAGGCGCGTAAGCCGTTTCGCTTGAAAGGGGTGAAAGGGATTGTGGATCCCGCCGCCATCAGTGTGTTGGGTGATCTGGATGATCTGTCCGGCGTGGTCACCGCCATTGAGCAGGATGGCAAAGGGATTCCCGTGTTGTTGCGTCAATATCTGAAACTGGGCGGCAAACTGGCCGGGTTCAACATCGACCCGGCTTTCAGCAATGTTCTGGACGGCTTGATCTTTGTCGATCTGTTGGAGACCGAGCCGAAAACGTTGATTAAGTATATGGGCGCGCAAGAGGCGGAGAAATTCCGCGCCTATCATCAGCGTAACGCCTATGCCCCGGTGGTCAGCGCAGAAGGCTCCCTGGAGCATGGTGTCGACTCCTCGCGTGAGGTGATGCATTAA
- a CDS encoding RluA family pseudouridine synthase, which translates to MSGSSDADDLPPWEADEDDAQSAESSDVRVVSAPLPPAAQGLRLDKALLLLPLELSRAALQRLITQGRVALNGQTITSASHKVQAGQHARVELPPPEPCRFEPEAIPLDVLYEDDDLIVINKPVGMVTHPGAGINQGTLVNALLHHCGAPDNPYGGLSGIGGTVRPGIVHRLDKETSGVMVAAKHDAAHVGLAKQFEQRTLTRFYVAIVQGAPQPARGRVEAPIGRHPVQRKKMAVVAGGKFAATRYKTLKAWERLSLIQCKLESGRTHQIRVHMAHIGHPLLGDSLYGRPFHAPKAWPDASREALEAFAHQALHAAVLGFTHPISREALRFETPPPADFLALIRALDNL; encoded by the coding sequence ATGAGCGGCTCCTCAGACGCCGATGATCTCCCGCCGTGGGAGGCCGATGAAGACGACGCGCAGTCGGCGGAGTCGTCTGATGTGCGTGTTGTGTCCGCGCCGTTGCCGCCAGCGGCGCAAGGGCTGCGCCTGGACAAGGCGCTGCTGCTGTTGCCGCTGGAGCTCAGTCGCGCCGCTTTACAGCGCTTGATCACACAAGGGCGGGTGGCTCTGAATGGTCAGACCATCACTTCCGCCTCGCATAAAGTCCAAGCCGGACAGCACGCGCGCGTCGAACTGCCGCCGCCGGAACCCTGCCGCTTCGAGCCCGAAGCGATCCCTCTGGATGTGCTGTATGAAGATGATGATTTGATCGTCATCAACAAACCCGTCGGCATGGTGACGCATCCGGGTGCGGGGATCAACCAGGGAACGTTGGTCAATGCGCTATTGCATCACTGCGGCGCGCCGGATAACCCCTATGGTGGGCTATCGGGAATAGGCGGTACGGTGCGTCCGGGCATCGTCCACCGCTTGGATAAAGAGACCAGCGGCGTGATGGTGGCGGCCAAGCACGACGCCGCCCATGTGGGGTTGGCCAAGCAGTTCGAGCAGCGCACGCTCACGCGCTTTTATGTGGCGATTGTGCAGGGGGCGCCGCAACCGGCGCGCGGTCGGGTGGAGGCGCCCATCGGACGGCACCCGGTACAGCGCAAGAAAATGGCGGTGGTGGCGGGGGGGAAGTTCGCCGCCACGCGCTATAAAACCCTGAAAGCATGGGAGCGGCTGAGTTTGATTCAGTGCAAGCTGGAGAGCGGGCGCACCCATCAGATTCGCGTGCACATGGCGCATATTGGCCATCCGCTGCTGGGCGACTCGCTCTATGGGCGTCCGTTTCATGCGCCCAAAGCGTGGCCCGATGCAAGTCGTGAGGCGCTTGAGGCGTTTGCGCATCAAGCGCTGCACGCCGCTGTTCTGGGTTTCACCCACCCCATAAGCAGGGAGGCGCTGCGTTTTGAAACGCCGCCGCCCGCCGATTTCCTCGCACTCATTCGCGCGCTGGATAATCTCTGA
- a CDS encoding helix-turn-helix domain-containing protein, translating into MSLEIKDISQLPEQYANPLRQFAERLREAIGNESVRGFARECGLSEGVLRNYLRGSTYPTLDRLAAIAAAANVDLSWLATGIGDSSPQAVISAPGGGLPDYPEINAVMTFQALAELESYLVENGLELAAEKKADTLRLMLEMNVDRTRGQENKEPNAPALDPAIIKRVLKLVS; encoded by the coding sequence ATGAGTCTGGAAATCAAAGATATTTCGCAACTGCCAGAGCAGTATGCGAACCCGCTTCGCCAGTTCGCCGAGCGCCTCCGCGAGGCCATTGGCAACGAGAGCGTGCGCGGATTTGCACGCGAGTGCGGACTTTCTGAGGGCGTTCTGCGCAACTATCTTCGTGGCAGCACCTACCCCACTTTGGACCGCCTCGCCGCCATCGCCGCCGCCGCCAACGTGGATCTCTCCTGGCTCGCCACCGGAATTGGCGACTCCAGCCCACAAGCGGTCATCAGCGCGCCAGGCGGCGGCCTGCCGGACTATCCGGAGATCAATGCGGTGATGACGTTCCAAGCTTTGGCGGAACTGGAGAGCTATCTGGTGGAGAACGGCCTGGAGTTGGCGGCGGAGAAGAAGGCCGACACCCTGCGTCTGATGCTGGAGATGAACGTGGATCGCACCCGCGGCCAGGAGAACAAAGAGCCCAACGCCCCCGCCCTGGACCCGGCCATTATCAAACGGGTGCTCAAGCTGGTGTCGTAA